Proteins encoded in a region of the Fusarium falciforme chromosome 6, complete sequence genome:
- a CDS encoding Histone-lysine N-methyltransferase, H3 lysine-79 specific has translation MRLFGGKNNKFKADPPKIRIEKVVVDRPAAKPKPKPKPALSGSASRSSSSHRPSPKPLARQASHSPYPSSSDEKRLERKRKAPSVSRRSPASDRIEFDKDSDGEDDGWMTLDSNKRQRKGTEDGFVDTNRKLRSVRAFKDRLDRRSFIHAVDVASLQHKCVPVMGAQKEDVAIELQYPSLQPREKYELVWGKDKIDAVEASIKVVRHVAETYLTDDEAEPFTNPNGGIIRRLEKASNRNIQDLMGFKTALREYNEKLLALVEDGVISKNLDNMHELPQHLVAFILDQIYDRTVAPKVELLSKYENGTDYVYGELLHPFISKILVEQTQMTSGQVFVDLGSGVGNVVLQAALEIGCESWGCEMMENACNLGEAQKKEFDARCTLWGIKPGKAHLERGDFRHNQHILEALRRADVILVNNKAFTSSLNDDLTRMFLDLKPGAKIVSLKSFVAEKNNNHNINDVGSRILDVEECTYPEGYVSWTNAGGSYFISTRKQ, from the exons ATGCGTCTTTTTGGTGGAAAAAACAACAAGTTCAAGGCCGATCCTCCCAAGATCCGGATCGAAaaggtcgtcgtcgaccgGCCGGCCGCAAAGCCAAAGCCGAAGCCGAAGCCCGCCCTCAGCGGCTCAGCCTCCcggtcctcgtcctcgcatCGACCTTCTCCGAAGCCTCTCGCACGCCAGGCTAGTCACTCGCCGTATCCCTCATCATCCGACGAGAAGCGGTTGGAGCGTAAGCGCAAGGCTCCCTCGGTGTCGCGTCGATCGCCGGCCAGTGACCGGATCGAGTTTGACAAGGATAGCGATGGCGAAGACGACGGATGGATGACCCTTGACAGCAATAAGAGACAGCGCAAGGGCACCGAAGACGGCTTCGTCGACACTAACCGTAAGCTGCGGAGCGTACGGGCCTTTAAAGATAGGCTAGACAGGAGGAGCTTCATTCATGCCGTGGATGTGGCCTCGCTCCAACACAAATGTGTGCCCGTGATGGGCGCCCAAAAGGAGGATGTTGCCATCGAGCTGCAGTATCCCAGCCTACAACCACGCGAGAA ATATGAGCTCGTCTggggcaaggacaagattgATGCAGTCGAGGCCAGCATAAAGGTTGTTCGACATGTAGCCGAGACATATCTgaccgacgacgaggccgagCCCTTCACGAACCCCAACGGAGGCATTATCCGTCGATTGGAGAAGGCATCCAATCGCAACATACAGGACCTCATGGGTTTCAAGACGGCTCTGCGCGAGTACAACGAGAAGCTCCTAGCTCTGGTCGAGGACGGTGTGATTTCCAAGAACCTCGACAACATGCACGAGCTCCCCCAGCACCTCGTGGCATTCATCCTGGACCAAATCTATGACCGGACCGTGGCGCCCAAAGTCGAACTTCTCTCCAAATACGAGAACGGAACCGATTATGTCTATGGCGAGCTCCTTCATCccttcatctccaagatcCTCGTGGAACAAACACAGATGACATCGGGACAAGTCTTTGTGGACCTGGGTTCGGGCGTAGGAAACGTTGTTTTGCAGGCGGCCCTGGAGATTGGTTGTGAAAGCTGGGGCtgtgagatgatggagaacGCATGCAATCTTGGCGAGGCTCAGAAGAAGGAGTTTGACGCTCGATGCACTCTCTGGGGTATCAAGCCAGGCAAAGCGCACCTGGAACGTGGTGACTTCCGCCACAACCAGCACATCCTCGAGGCCCTGAGGCGTGCTGATGTTATCCTGGTGAACAACAAGGCCTTCACCTCGAGCCTCAACGACGACCTTACTAGGATGTTCCTTGATCTGAAGCCGGGCGCCAAGATTGTATCGCTCAAATCGTTTGTCGCGGAAAAgaacaacaaccacaacaTCAACGACGTCGGTAGCAGGATCCTCGATGTGGAGGAATGCACATACCCCGAGGGTTATGTGAGCTGGACTAATGCGGGAGGATCGTACTTTATTTCGACGCGAAAGCAGTAG
- a CDS encoding Putative vacuolar protein sorting-associated protein 16-like protein, whose product MDTLHARADWESVGDRWFRKTQQYTAVFDQDLDLDNYIVTGAPYAGALALWRDDTKLLAYQPGRTSKPAIDTYSLAGKKIRSIPWDKGAIKGLGWSEDETLLVVTADGTVRCYDLQGDFTQFSLGHGADNYGVESCRFYDHGLVALLGNNSLITVSSYSEPRPKALAQTPEGEIHSWSLISPNHTLSRSVEVLLSVEKTVYVVDATDCEDRFLDIGPFSHISVSPDGRYVNLYGVNGKAHVISSDFQERLFEHDSDSQTPPLYVEWCGSDALIAWEDEVHIIGPGDVSSSYIYDSTRVHVVSEHDGARLITNDFCEFLERVPRDTLEVFGQSSDSSPASILLDAVGQLELQSPKADDYIQLIRPNLTGAVDTCVNAAGREFDTHWQKRLLKAASFGKSVLDIYNSDDFVDMCETLRVLNAVRFYEVGIPLSFEQYHRLTPESLIRRLLSRHEYLLAIKIAGYLKLPTDRIYVHWASNKVRVGGEDDDTICRLIVERLSGKPGISFEEIARAAYQEGRGRLATELLNHEPRGGRQVPLLLSMEEDELALDKAIESGDTDLMLSVLLQLKRKLPLAAFFRVINARPTATALVESSAMEEGDNTLLKDLYYQDDRRGDGANVFIRESLKQPDARTASDKLALAAKLLADSKESTFEVHALKEATTLLRMQESFDRDLTDTFTGLSVNETMFKLIRLGYSGRAKKIQSEFKVPEKVAWWIRLRALVAKRDWNGIEEISKTRRSPIGWEPFFNLTLQAGNPRLAATFVPKCTGLEPGETITMYEKCGMRVKAAQEAVRLKDAEAWERLLEAAGQGTADGREIERLGQSVFKK is encoded by the exons ATGGACACGCTTCACGCGAGAGCCGATTGGGAGAGTGTCGGGGACAGGTGGTTCCGCAAGACGCAGCAGTATACAGCTGTGTTTGACCAAGATCTGGACTTGGACAATTATATCGTCACTGGAGCTCCATATGCGGGTGCACTAG CACTCTGGCGCGACGACACCAAACTCCTGGCCTACCAACCAGGAAGAACATCAAAGCCAGCCATAGATACTTACAGCCTTGCCGGAAAGAAGATTCGGAGCATTCCCTGGGATAAAGGCGCCATCAAGGGCCTTGGCTGGTCGGAGGATGAGACACTCCTTGTTGTCACAGCCGACGGCACCGTGCGCTGCTATGATCTGCAAGGAGACTTTACACAATTCTCTCTCGGCCATGGTGCTGATAACTACGGTGTTGAATCATGCCG ATTCTACGATCACGGCCTAGTGGCGCTTCTGGGAAACAACTCCCTAATCACAGTCTCTTCATACTCTGAACCTCGACCCAAGGCGCTCGCGCAGACGCCTGAGGGCGAGATTCACTCTTGGTCCCTCATCTCGCCGAACCATACCTTGTCTCGGTCAGTCGAGGTCCTGCTGAGCGTCGAAAAGACGGTCTACGTTGTCGACGCCACGGACTGCGAGGATCGATTCCTTGACATTGGTCCTTTTAGCCACATCAGCGTCTCTCCGGATGGTCGTTACGTGAACCTGTACGGCGTGAACGGAAAGGCGCATGTCATCTCGAGCGACTTTCAGGAGAGGCTGTTTGAGCATGACTCTGACTCGCAGACGCCGCCTCTGTATGTGGAGTGGTGCGGCAGTGATGCGCTTATTGCCTGGGAGGATGAGGTGCATATTATTGGACCTGGTGACGTATCATCTTCATATATCTATGATAGCACTAGGGTGCATGTCGTTTCTG AACATGACGGCGCCCGACTCATCACAAACGACTTTTGTGAGTTTTTGGAGAGAGTGCCACGAGATACCCTTGAAGTCTTTGGCCAGTCTTCGGATTCATCACCAGCCTCGATTCTTCTGGACGCTGTAGGTCAGCTTGAGCTCCAGTCACCCAAGGCGGATGATTATATCCAGTTGATAAGGCCAAACCTGACGGGGGCCGTGGATACCTGCGTTAATGCCGCCGGCCGTGAGTTTGATACTCACTGGCAAAAGCGCCTGCTCAAGGCTGCCTCCTTTGGCAAGTCAGTGCTCGACATCTACAATAGCGACGATTTTGTCGACATGTGTGAGACTCTTCGCGTGCTCAATGCTGTACGGTTCTACGAGGTCGGCATACCGCTCTCTTTTGAACAGTACCATCGCTTGACGCCAGAGAGCCTTATCCGACGACTTCTCAGCCGCCATGAGTATCTCCTGGCCATAAAGATTGCGGGTTACCTTAAACTTCCTACGGACCGCATCTACGTGCACTGGGCATCAAACAAGGTCCGCGTTGGaggtgaagatgacgatACCATTTGCCGATTGATCGTCGAGCGATTGTCTGGCAAGCCTGGCATTTCGTTCGAAGAGATTGCGCGAGCAGCGTACCAGGAAGGACGTGGACGGCTCGCTACAGAGCTGCTCAACCACGAACCTCGTGGCGGCAGACAGGTTCCCCTTCTTTTGAGCATGGAGGAGGACGAACTGGCTCTAGACAAAGCCATTGAGAGCGGAGACACAGACCTCATGCTCTCAGTTCTGCTACAGCTGAAGAGAAAGTTGCCTCTTGCTGCATTCTTCCGTGTCATCAACGCACGACCGACTGCAACAGCCCTTGTGGAGTCATCTGCCATGGAAGAGGGTGATAATACGTTGCTCAAGGACCTATACTATCAGGATGACCGACGAGGAGATGGTGCGAACGTGTTTATTCGCGAATCACTCAAACAGCCTGACGCTCGAACTGCGTCTGACAAGCTGGCTCTGGCAGCGAAACTACTTGCTGACTCAAAAGAGTCTACGTTTGAGGTTCATGCCCTCAAGGAGGCCACGACTCTGCTGCGGATGCAAGAGTCATTTGACCGGGATCTCACAGACACGTTTACGGGACTCAGTGTCAACGAGACCATGTTTAAGCTCATCCGGCTTGGCTACTCGGGACgggccaagaagatccagAGCGAGTTCAAGGTACCAGAGAAGGTGGCGTGGTGGATTCG ATTGCGAGCACTAGTAGCTAAGCGGGACTGGAACGGGATCGAAGAGATCTcaaagacgaggaggagcccCATTGGATGGGAG CCCTTCTTTAACCTTACGCTTCAGGCAGGCAACCCCAGATTGGCAGCCACGTTTGTGCCAAAGTGCACAGGGTTGGAGCCCGGGGAGACGATTACCATGTACGAGAAGTGCGGGATGCGGGTGAAGGCGGCGCAGGAGGCAGTGAGGCTCAAGGATGCCGAGGCGTGGGAGAGACTTTTGGAGGCGGCGGGTCAGGGGACGGCTGATGGCAGAGAGATTGAGCGTCTTGGCCAGTCGGTGTTTAAGAAGTAG